The following proteins are encoded in a genomic region of Limibacillus sp.:
- a CDS encoding ABC transporter substrate-binding protein — translation MFKKLTLAVAAAVIAAPLLAAPASADLTVPSLAYRTGPYAPNGIPFADGYADYFTLLNQRDGGIEGQKINLVECETAYNTQQGVECYENTKGQGSLVYQPLSTGITYQLIPKATEDMIPIHSMGYGRTSAANGKIFPYVFNFPGTYWDAASIIVKHIIDEEGGDVSGKKIALVYHNSAYGKEPIRTLEELAKKHGYELLLLPVDHPGQEQKATWLQVRRERPDWVMMWGWGVMNQVAIKEAASIRFPMDHFVGVWWSGSENDVAPAGQDADGYKAVAFHASGKDFPVYDDLQKHVIDAGLAAGDGSHVGEVLYSRGMVAAMWASEAIRTAMKIHGTMDVSPAQVRDGYEALDVDEARLTELGLPGFTVPVKVTCENHGGPGLGAIQQWDADTGTWSLITDFVSADREVVDALIEEDAAAYAAEANITPRECN, via the coding sequence ATGTTCAAGAAATTGACCCTGGCCGTTGCGGCCGCCGTGATCGCGGCTCCGCTGCTGGCCGCCCCGGCGAGCGCGGACCTGACCGTCCCCTCGCTGGCCTACCGCACGGGCCCCTATGCCCCCAACGGCATCCCCTTCGCCGATGGCTACGCCGACTACTTCACGCTGCTCAACCAGCGCGACGGCGGCATCGAGGGCCAGAAGATCAACTTGGTGGAGTGCGAGACGGCCTATAACACCCAGCAGGGCGTCGAGTGCTACGAGAACACCAAGGGCCAGGGCTCCCTGGTCTACCAGCCGCTGTCCACGGGCATCACCTATCAGCTGATCCCCAAGGCGACCGAGGACATGATCCCGATCCACTCCATGGGTTACGGGCGCACCTCGGCGGCCAACGGCAAGATCTTCCCCTACGTCTTCAACTTCCCCGGCACCTACTGGGATGCGGCTTCCATCATCGTGAAGCACATCATCGACGAGGAAGGCGGGGACGTCTCCGGCAAGAAGATCGCGCTGGTCTACCACAACTCCGCCTACGGCAAGGAGCCGATCCGCACGCTGGAGGAACTGGCCAAGAAGCACGGCTATGAACTGCTGCTGCTGCCGGTCGACCATCCCGGTCAGGAGCAGAAGGCCACCTGGCTGCAGGTCCGCCGCGAGCGTCCCGACTGGGTGATGATGTGGGGCTGGGGCGTGATGAACCAGGTCGCCATCAAGGAGGCCGCCTCCATCCGCTTCCCCATGGATCACTTCGTGGGCGTCTGGTGGTCCGGTTCCGAGAATGACGTGGCCCCCGCGGGCCAGGACGCCGACGGCTACAAGGCCGTCGCCTTCCACGCCTCGGGCAAGGACTTCCCCGTCTACGACGACCTCCAGAAGCACGTGATCGACGCCGGTCTGGCCGCCGGTGACGGCAGCCACGTGGGCGAGGTGCTCTACAGCCGCGGCATGGTCGCGGCCATGTGGGCTTCCGAGGCGATCCGCACGGCCATGAAGATCCATGGCACCATGGACGTCTCCCCCGCACAGGTGCGTGACGGCTACGAAGCTCTCGACGTGGACGAGGCGCGCCTGACCGAGTTGGGTCTGCCCGGCTTCACCGTTCCGGTGAAGGTGACTTGCGAGAACCACGGCGGACCGGGCCTCGGCGCGATCCAGCAGTGGGACGCCGATACCGGCACCTGGTCGCTGATCACCGACTTCGTCTCCGCCGACCGCGAAGTGGTCGACGCGCTGATCGAAGAGGATGCGGCGGCCTACGCCGCGGAGGCCAACATCACCCCGCGCGAATGTAACTGA